One window of the Pan troglodytes isolate AG18354 chromosome 12, NHGRI_mPanTro3-v2.0_pri, whole genome shotgun sequence genome contains the following:
- the MOGS gene encoding mannosyl-oligosaccharide glucosidase isoform X1: MARGERRRRAVPAEGVRTAERAARGGPGRRDGRGGGPRSTAGGVALAVVVLSLALGMSGRWVLAWYRARRAVTLHSAPPVLPADSSSPAVAPDLFWGTYRPHVYFGMKTRSPKPLLTGLMWAQQGTTPGTPKLRHTCEQGDGVGPYGWEFHDGLSFGRQHIQDGALRLTTEFVKRPGGQHGGDWSWRVTVEPQASGTSALPLVSLFFYVVTDGKEVLLPEVGAKGQLKFISGHTSELGDFRFTLLPPTSPGDTAPKYGSYNVFWTSNPGLPLLTEMVKSRLNSWFQHRPPGASPERYLGLPGSLKWEDRGPSGQGQGQFLIQQVTLKIPISIEFVFESGSAQAGGNQALPRLAGSLLTQALESHAEAFRERFEKTFQLKEKGLSSGEQVLGQAALSGLLGGIGYFYGQGLVLPDMGVEGSEQKVDPALFPPVPLFTAVPSRSFFPRGFLWDEGFHQLVVQRWDPSLTREALGHWLGLLNADGWIGREQILGDEARARVPPEFLVQRAVHANPPTLLLPVAHMLEVGDPDDLAFLRKALPRLHAWFSWLHQSQAGPLPLSYRWRGRDPALPTLLNPKTLPSGLDDYPRASHPSVTERHLDLRCWVALGARVLTRLAEHLGEAEVAAELGPLAASLEAAESLDELHWAPELGVFADFGNHTKAVQLKPRPPQGLVRVVGRPQPQLQYVDALGYVSLFPLLLRLLDPTSSRLGPLLDILADSRHLWSPFGLRSLAASSSFYGQRNSEHDPPYWRGAVWLNVNYLALGALHHYGHLEGPHQARAAKLHSELRANVVGNVWRQYQATGFLWEQYSDRDGRGMGCRPFHGWTSLVLLAMAEDY; the protein is encoded by the exons ATGGCTCGGGGCGAGCGGCGGCGCCGCGCAGTGCCGGCAGAGGGAGTGCGGACAGCCGAGAGGGCGGCTCGGGGAGGCCCCGGGCGACGGGACGGCCGGGGCGGCGGGCCGCGTAGCACGGCTGGAGGAGTGGCTCTGGCCGTCGTGGTCCTGTCTTTGGCCCTGGGTATGTCGGGGCGCTGGGTGCTGGCGTGGTACCGTGCGCGGCGGGCGGTCACGCTGCACTCCGCGCCTCCTGTGTTGCCTGCCGACTCCTCCAGCCCCGCCGTGGCCCCGGACCTCTTCTGGGGAACCTACCGCCCTCACGTCTACTTCGGCATGAAGACCCGCAGCCCGAAGCCCCTCCTCACCG GACTGATGTGGGCGCAGCAGGGCACCACCCCGGggactcctaagctcaggcacaCGTGTGAGCAGGGGGACGGTGTGGGTCCCTATGGCTGGGAGTTCCACGACGGCCTCTCCTTCGGGCGCCAACACATCCAGGATGGGGCCTTAAGGCTCACCACTGAGTTCGTCAAGAGGCCTGGGGGTCAGCACGGAGGGGACTGGAGCTGGAGAGTGACTGTAGAGCCTCAG GCCTCAGGTACTTCTGCCCTCCCTTTGGTCTCCCTGTTCTTCTATGTGGTGACAGATGGCAAGGAAGTCCTACTACCAGAGGTTGGGGCCAAGGGGCAGTTGAAGTTCATCAGTGGGCACACCAGTGAACTTGGTGACTTCCGCTTTACACTTTTGCCACCAACCAGTCCAGGGGATACAGCCCCCAAGTATGGCAG CTACAATGTCTTCTGGACCTCCAACCCAGGACTGCCCCTGCTGACAGAGATGGTAAAGAGTCGCCTAAATAGCTGGTTTCAGCATCGGCCCCCAGGGGCCTCCCCTGAACGCTACCTCGGCTTGCCAGGATCCCTGAAGTGGGAGGACAGAGGTCCAAGTGGGCAAGGGCAGGGGCAGTTCTTGATACAGCAGGTGACCCTGAAAATTCCCATTTCCATAGAGTTTGTGTTTGAATCAGGCAGTGCCCAGGCAGGAGGAAATCAAGCCCTGCCAAGACTGGCAGGCAGTCTACTGACCCAGGCCCTGGAGAGCCATGCTGAAGCCTTTAGAGAGCGCTTTGAGAAGACCTTCCAGCTGAAGGAGAAGGGCCTGAGCTCTGGCGAGCAGGTTTTGGGTCAGGCTGCCCTCAGCGGCCTCCTTGGTGGAATTGGCTACTTCTACGGACAAGGGCTGGTATTGCCAGACATGGGGGTGGAAGGGTCTGAGCAGAAGGTGGACCCAGCCCTCTTTCCACCCGTACCTCTTTTTACAGCAGTGCCCTCCCGGTCATTCTTCCCACGAGGCTTCCTTTGGGATGAAGGCTTTCACCAGCTGGTGGTTCAGCGGTGGGATCCCTCCCTCACCCGGGAAGCCCTTGGCCACTGGCTGGGGCTGCTAAATGCTGATGGCTGGATTGGGAGGGAGCAGATACTGGGGGATGAGGCTCGAGCCCGGGTGCCTCCAGAATTCCTAGTACAACGAGCAGTCCACGCCAACCCCCCAACCCTACTTTTGCCTGTAGCCCATATGCTAGAGGTTGGTGACCCTGACGACTTGGCTTTCCTCCGAAAGGCCTTGCCCCGCCTGCATGCCTGGTTTTCCTGGCTCCATCAGAGCCAGGCAGGCCCACTGCCACTATCTTACCGCTGGCGGGGACGGGACCCTGCCTTACCAACCTTACTGAACCCCAAGACCCTACCCTCTGGGCTGGATGACTACCCCCGGGCTTCACACCCTTCAGTAACTGAGCGGCACCTGGACCTGCGATGTTGGGTGGCACTGGGTGCCCGTGTGCTGACGCGGCTGGCAGAGCATCTGGGTGAGGCTGAGGTAGCTGCTGAGCTGGGCCCACTGGCTGCCTCACTGGAGGCAGCAGAGAGCCTGGATGAGCTGCACTGGGCCCCAGAGCTAGGAGTCTTTGCAGACTTTGGGAACCACACAAAAGCAGTACAGCTGAAGCCCAGGCCCCCTCAGGGGCTCGTTCGGGTGGTGGGTCGGCCCCAACCTCAACTGCAGTATGTAGATGCCCTTGGCTATGTCAGTCTTTTTCCCTTGCTGCTGCGACTGCTGGACCCCACCTCATCCCGCCTTGGGCCCCTGCTGGACATTCTAGCCGACAGCCGCCATCTCTGGAGCCCCTTTGGTTTACGCTCccttgcagcctccagctcctttTATGGCCAGCGCAATTCAGAGCATGATCCCCCCTACTGGCGGGGTGCTGTGTGGCTCAATGTCAACTACCTGGCTTTGGGAGCACTCCACCACTATGGGCATCTGGAGGGTCCTCACCAGGCTCGGGCTGCCAAACTCCACAGTGAGCTCCGTGCCAACGTGGTAGGCAATGTATGGCGCCAGTACCAGGCTACAGGCTTTCTTTGGGAGCAGTACAGTGACCGCGATGGGCGAGGCATGGGCTGCCGCCCTTTCCACGGCTGGACCAGCCTTGTCTTACTGGCCATGGCTGAAGACTactga
- the MOGS gene encoding mannosyl-oligosaccharide glucosidase isoform X2, translating to MKTRSPKPLLTGLMWAQQGTTPGTPKLRHTCEQGDGVGPYGWEFHDGLSFGRQHIQDGALRLTTEFVKRPGGQHGGDWSWRVTVEPQASGTSALPLVSLFFYVVTDGKEVLLPEVGAKGQLKFISGHTSELGDFRFTLLPPTSPGDTAPKYGSYNVFWTSNPGLPLLTEMVKSRLNSWFQHRPPGASPERYLGLPGSLKWEDRGPSGQGQGQFLIQQVTLKIPISIEFVFESGSAQAGGNQALPRLAGSLLTQALESHAEAFRERFEKTFQLKEKGLSSGEQVLGQAALSGLLGGIGYFYGQGLVLPDMGVEGSEQKVDPALFPPVPLFTAVPSRSFFPRGFLWDEGFHQLVVQRWDPSLTREALGHWLGLLNADGWIGREQILGDEARARVPPEFLVQRAVHANPPTLLLPVAHMLEVGDPDDLAFLRKALPRLHAWFSWLHQSQAGPLPLSYRWRGRDPALPTLLNPKTLPSGLDDYPRASHPSVTERHLDLRCWVALGARVLTRLAEHLGEAEVAAELGPLAASLEAAESLDELHWAPELGVFADFGNHTKAVQLKPRPPQGLVRVVGRPQPQLQYVDALGYVSLFPLLLRLLDPTSSRLGPLLDILADSRHLWSPFGLRSLAASSSFYGQRNSEHDPPYWRGAVWLNVNYLALGALHHYGHLEGPHQARAAKLHSELRANVVGNVWRQYQATGFLWEQYSDRDGRGMGCRPFHGWTSLVLLAMAEDY from the exons ATGAAGACCCGCAGCCCGAAGCCCCTCCTCACCG GACTGATGTGGGCGCAGCAGGGCACCACCCCGGggactcctaagctcaggcacaCGTGTGAGCAGGGGGACGGTGTGGGTCCCTATGGCTGGGAGTTCCACGACGGCCTCTCCTTCGGGCGCCAACACATCCAGGATGGGGCCTTAAGGCTCACCACTGAGTTCGTCAAGAGGCCTGGGGGTCAGCACGGAGGGGACTGGAGCTGGAGAGTGACTGTAGAGCCTCAG GCCTCAGGTACTTCTGCCCTCCCTTTGGTCTCCCTGTTCTTCTATGTGGTGACAGATGGCAAGGAAGTCCTACTACCAGAGGTTGGGGCCAAGGGGCAGTTGAAGTTCATCAGTGGGCACACCAGTGAACTTGGTGACTTCCGCTTTACACTTTTGCCACCAACCAGTCCAGGGGATACAGCCCCCAAGTATGGCAG CTACAATGTCTTCTGGACCTCCAACCCAGGACTGCCCCTGCTGACAGAGATGGTAAAGAGTCGCCTAAATAGCTGGTTTCAGCATCGGCCCCCAGGGGCCTCCCCTGAACGCTACCTCGGCTTGCCAGGATCCCTGAAGTGGGAGGACAGAGGTCCAAGTGGGCAAGGGCAGGGGCAGTTCTTGATACAGCAGGTGACCCTGAAAATTCCCATTTCCATAGAGTTTGTGTTTGAATCAGGCAGTGCCCAGGCAGGAGGAAATCAAGCCCTGCCAAGACTGGCAGGCAGTCTACTGACCCAGGCCCTGGAGAGCCATGCTGAAGCCTTTAGAGAGCGCTTTGAGAAGACCTTCCAGCTGAAGGAGAAGGGCCTGAGCTCTGGCGAGCAGGTTTTGGGTCAGGCTGCCCTCAGCGGCCTCCTTGGTGGAATTGGCTACTTCTACGGACAAGGGCTGGTATTGCCAGACATGGGGGTGGAAGGGTCTGAGCAGAAGGTGGACCCAGCCCTCTTTCCACCCGTACCTCTTTTTACAGCAGTGCCCTCCCGGTCATTCTTCCCACGAGGCTTCCTTTGGGATGAAGGCTTTCACCAGCTGGTGGTTCAGCGGTGGGATCCCTCCCTCACCCGGGAAGCCCTTGGCCACTGGCTGGGGCTGCTAAATGCTGATGGCTGGATTGGGAGGGAGCAGATACTGGGGGATGAGGCTCGAGCCCGGGTGCCTCCAGAATTCCTAGTACAACGAGCAGTCCACGCCAACCCCCCAACCCTACTTTTGCCTGTAGCCCATATGCTAGAGGTTGGTGACCCTGACGACTTGGCTTTCCTCCGAAAGGCCTTGCCCCGCCTGCATGCCTGGTTTTCCTGGCTCCATCAGAGCCAGGCAGGCCCACTGCCACTATCTTACCGCTGGCGGGGACGGGACCCTGCCTTACCAACCTTACTGAACCCCAAGACCCTACCCTCTGGGCTGGATGACTACCCCCGGGCTTCACACCCTTCAGTAACTGAGCGGCACCTGGACCTGCGATGTTGGGTGGCACTGGGTGCCCGTGTGCTGACGCGGCTGGCAGAGCATCTGGGTGAGGCTGAGGTAGCTGCTGAGCTGGGCCCACTGGCTGCCTCACTGGAGGCAGCAGAGAGCCTGGATGAGCTGCACTGGGCCCCAGAGCTAGGAGTCTTTGCAGACTTTGGGAACCACACAAAAGCAGTACAGCTGAAGCCCAGGCCCCCTCAGGGGCTCGTTCGGGTGGTGGGTCGGCCCCAACCTCAACTGCAGTATGTAGATGCCCTTGGCTATGTCAGTCTTTTTCCCTTGCTGCTGCGACTGCTGGACCCCACCTCATCCCGCCTTGGGCCCCTGCTGGACATTCTAGCCGACAGCCGCCATCTCTGGAGCCCCTTTGGTTTACGCTCccttgcagcctccagctcctttTATGGCCAGCGCAATTCAGAGCATGATCCCCCCTACTGGCGGGGTGCTGTGTGGCTCAATGTCAACTACCTGGCTTTGGGAGCACTCCACCACTATGGGCATCTGGAGGGTCCTCACCAGGCTCGGGCTGCCAAACTCCACAGTGAGCTCCGTGCCAACGTGGTAGGCAATGTATGGCGCCAGTACCAGGCTACAGGCTTTCTTTGGGAGCAGTACAGTGACCGCGATGGGCGAGGCATGGGCTGCCGCCCTTTCCACGGCTGGACCAGCCTTGTCTTACTGGCCATGGCTGAAGACTactga